GGTGCGGGTGGGTGTCATGGCGGTCATGTTCATCAGCGTAACAATTCGGCCCGTTGCGGATTATCCGGAAGGGTATTTGCTAGGGAGTCCCGGCCTCTGCGTAGCCTTCGGCCCATGGATGAGACGACGGACATGGCGGACGGTCTGCGCGAGCGCAAGAAGCGGCAGACGTACGAGCGCCTGTCCGAAACGGCGATCGCGCTCTTCCTGGAGAGGGGCTTCGAAAAGGTGTCGGTGGCCGAGATCGCGGCAGCCGCCGAGGTCTCGAAACCGACGCTGTTCCGCTACTTCCCCACCAAGGAGGACCTGGTCCTGCACCGCTTCGCGGACCACGAGGACGAGGCGGCGCGGGTGGTGACCGGTGCGCGCGGGGCGGGCCCGGCGCTGGACGCGCTGCACGCGCACTTCGCCGACGGGCTGGCCCGCCGGGACCCGGTGACCGGGCTCAACGACGATCCGCGGGTGCTGGCCTTCCATGGCCTGCTGTACGGGACTCCGTCGCTGGTCGCGCGGGCGTACGCGTACCAGCGCCGGTCGGAGGCGGCGTTGGCGGGCGCACTGGGAGGCGCGCCCGGGGGGCCGGTAGGGGTGCTGCTCGCGGCCGGGCAGATCGTCGCCGTGCAGCGGGTGCTCGCCGAGGAGAACTGGCGGCGGATCGCGGCCGGCGAGAGCGCCGACCGCGTGTACCCGGACGCGGTGGTGGCGGCGGAGCTGGGGTTCGGGCAGCTGCGGGACGGGTTCGCGTCCGGCGGCCGAACCTAACTGATGCTCGGTATCAAACTTTACTTGGTTGCGTTATTCTCGATGGAATGACGTCACT
The nucleotide sequence above comes from Streptomyces sp. NBC_01716. Encoded proteins:
- a CDS encoding TetR/AcrR family transcriptional regulator, whose protein sequence is MDETTDMADGLRERKKRQTYERLSETAIALFLERGFEKVSVAEIAAAAEVSKPTLFRYFPTKEDLVLHRFADHEDEAARVVTGARGAGPALDALHAHFADGLARRDPVTGLNDDPRVLAFHGLLYGTPSLVARAYAYQRRSEAALAGALGGAPGGPVGVLLAAGQIVAVQRVLAEENWRRIAAGESADRVYPDAVVAAELGFGQLRDGFASGGRT